In Pseudomonas oryzihabitans, the DNA window ATTGATCAACCCGCCCAAGAAGGCAATGTCGCTGCCGGTCCGGATGGGGGCGTAGTAGTCCGCAACCGAGGCAGAACGGGTATAGCGCGGATCGACCACGATCAGCCGGGCGTTGTTGTGCGCCTTGGCCTCGGTGACCCACTTGAAACCACACGGGTGCGCTTCAGCGGCATTGCCGCCCATGATCAAGACGAGGTTAGCGTTCTTGATGTCGCTCCAGTGATTTGTCATGGCGCCACGGCCAAACGTCGGGGCAAGACCTGCCACCGTCGGGCCGTGTCAGACGCGCGCTTGGTTATCGAAGGCCAACAGGCCCAGATTCCGCGCGATCTTGTGCGTCAAATAACCGGTTTCATTGGAGGACGCCGAGGCGGCCAGGAAGCCCGTGGTCAGCCAGCGATTGACCGTCTGGCCCTTGTCGTTGGTGGCGATGAAGTTGGCATCGCGGTCTTCCTTCATCAGGGTGGCGATGCGGTCAAGCGCCTCGTCCCAGCTGATGCGGGTCCACTCGTTGCTGCCAGGCTTGCGCACCTCGGGATACTTGAGGCGATTGGGGCTGTGGATGAAATCCAACAGGCCGGCGCCTTTCGGGCAGAGGGTGCCACGGTTGACCGGATGGTCGGCGTCGCCCTCGATGTGAATGATGTTCTGGGCCACGTTCTTGGCCCGGTCACCCATGCTGTACATGATCAGGCCGCAGCCGACCGAGCAGTAGGGACAGGTGTTGCGGGTTTCCACGGTGTGCGCCAGTTTGAAATGGCGCACCTGGTCGGCAAAGGCGGCTGTGGGAGCCATGCCTAACGCCGCCAGGCTGGATCCCGCAAGGCCGACTCCAGCGACCTTGAAGAATTGCCGACGGTTCATATCCACGTTTTCTTGTCCTCGTTCAGGCTGGGCCTGGTGCATAGCCAGGCCCTGAGGCAAGAGTAACTCAATCGTTTGGCTTATTGAGCGCTTCGTCCTTGTCGCCGATCAATGGAAGTCATCCTTTTGTCCCCTAACCCGACGCTGCCTGACGAATGGCCTTGGCCTCCCGTTCAGCCGGCGCGCTGTCTGCCTGCAGGAGATTGTCGCCCCGTTCCAGCAGCCGTTCGCCAACCAGTCGCGAGCCGCTGACATTGAGGTGGTTGCCGTCCTGATACAGCGGCGTTCCGTCCAGCGCGGAATGGCGGCGCTGGGCATCGCAGGTGATCGCCTCGGGATCCAGGGTCACCCGTTACGGATAGCGCTGCTTGAGGTCGTCGAGCATCAGGAGGAAAGGCCCCTGGCGCCGCACCACGTCTTCCCGCTCGATGGAGCAGTCGTTGGCGGTATGGAACAGCCTGCTCTTGACCAGGCAGGTGTCGCGTCCGGCGCCGGTCTCAGGGATGCCGGCAAGATCACTGGCGTGGCGCCACTCTGGATGAGCGGGGCGCGCCAGGAATGCCGAGGCAGCCCCGGCAAGAAGGTGGCACGGCCACCGCTGCAAGGTTGGCTGCGCATCCCGTCGCGCAACGCGTCTTCAAGCCCTAGATCGAACAGAGATTACCGGAAAAATATACTTATAATTCAATAGCTTGAACAAGCCGACTGATGGCGATTTGCTGCCAACGAAACGGTCACCGATCTCGCTGATTCGGCAGTATCGGCAAGTCATGCTAAGCTCGCTAACTTTCCTCGCGATACCTACGGACCCTTTGCCATGTCCAATCGCCTGCCGACGCCGCCATAGTCGAGCGCGCTACCATCCTGCCTGGTAGCCGCGCCTGCGGCGCGTGACCTTTCCGTTCCGCCCTGTGGTTTCTCCGCGACCGTACCCCTCGTGCCGTCGCCTGTTCTGGATACGCCATGAAAAGTGTTTCTCCCCGCGCCGACATCCTGGCCGGTCTCACCACGTCCTTCGCGCTGGTGCCCGAGTGCATCGCGTTCGCCCTGGTCGCCCATCTCAATCCGCTGATGGGGCTCTATGGCGCCTTCTTCATCTGTACCTTCACGGCGCTCTTCGGTGGACGGCCCGGCATGATCTCCGGCGCGGCCGGCTCCATGGCGGTGGTGATCGTCGCCCTGGTGGTCCAGCACGGCGTGCAGTACCTGCTGGCCACGGTGGTGCTGGGCGGCCTGCTGATGATCGCCTTCGGCCTGCTGCGCCTGGGCAAGCTGATCCGCATGGTGCCGCACCCGGTCATGCTGGGCTTCGTCAACGGCCTGGCCATCGTCATCGCCCTGGCCCAGCTGGAACACTTCAAGCAGGGCGACACCTGGCTCAGCGGCGCCCCGCTGTATCTGATGATCGGCCTGACCCTGGCGACCATGGCCATCATCTGGCTCCTGCCCCGCCTGACCCGTGCCGTGCCGCCAGCGCTGGCGGCCATCCTTGGCGTGGGGCTGGCGGTGTATTTCCTCGACCTGCCGACCCGCACCCTGGGCGACATGGCCCACATCGCCGGCGGGTTGCCGCAGCTGGCCCTGCCCGACATCCCCTGGACGCTCGAAACGCTGCAGATCATCCTGCCCTATGCGGTGCTGATGGCCCTGGTCGGTCTCCTGGAAACCCTGCTGACGCTGAATCTCACCGACGAGATCACCGAGAGCCGCGGCCGGCCCAATCGTGAGTGCGTAGCGCTCGGCGCGGCCAATATGGCATCCGGCCTGTTCGGCGGCATGGGCGGCTGCGCCATGATCGGCCAGACCATGATCAACCTGAGTTCGGGCGGCCGCGGCCGGCTGTCGGGTCTGGTCGCGGGGATCCTGATGCTGCTCTTCGTGCTGTTCCTGTCGCCGCTGATCGAGCGCATTCCGCTGGCGGCGCTGGTCGGCACCATGTTCGTGGTCGCCCAGCAGACCTTTGCCTGGGCCTCGCTGCGCGTGCTGCACCGGGTACCGCGCAGCGACACCCTGATGATCATCGCCGTCACCGTGATCACGGTGTTCGCCGACCTCGCCACCGCGGTGCTCTGCGGCATCGTCCTGGCCGCGCTCAACTTCGCCTGGCAGCACGCCCGACGCCTCTATGCCGACAGCCATCTGGAAGCCGATGGCAGCAGGAAGTACCAGGTGCACGGGACCCTGTTCTTCGCTTCCACCGCCACCTTTCTCAACCAGTTCGATCCGGCCGGCGATCCGCCCAAGGTGGTGGTGGACTGCAGCCACCTGAGCTTCGTCGACTACTCCGCCGTGGCGGCACTGCGTACCCTGCACGAGCGCTATGCCAAGGCCGGCAAGCGGGTGCGCGTATTGCACCTGTCCGCCCGTTGCAAGCAGCTGCTGCGTCGTGGCGGCGTGACGGACGACCTCGCCCTCGGCGATTGAACCCCTGACGGCGCCTTCGGGTCTCTCCCAGCAATGTCCTGCTTTCGGAGACCCGCGGCCATGTCCAAGATCCTCGCCTGCCTCGACGGCTCCGCCGTGAGCGCCGCCGTCTGCGACTTCGCCGCCTGGGCCGGGATCGCCCTGGACGTCCCGATCACCCTGCTCCACGTCCTGGATCAGCGCCGCTTTCCCCGCCCCGGCAACGGCGTCCCGGCGCCCCTGCTGGGCAATCGCGAGCAACTGCTCACCGACCTTGCGGCCCTCGACGTCCGGCGCGGCGATCTGGCGGAAGATCAAGGCCGGCTATTGCTCGACGCCGCCCAGCTGCGGGTGGAAGAGCAGCGAGCGCGTTGCGCTGGCGCCGTATTGCAGCATGGCGATCTGATGACTTCGCTGGAGAGTCTGCAGGAGGACTTCGACCTCATCGTGCTGGGTCGCCAGGGCGAGGACAGTCCACCCAAGCGACTGATCGGCCGCCATCTGGAAAGTGCCATCCGCCTCCTGCATCGCCCCCTGCTGGTAGCCGGCCACCTGTTCGTCAAACCCAGCGGCGTGCTGCTGGCCTATGACGACAGCAGCAGCGCCCGCAAGGCAGTGACCTGGGTGGCCAACTGCAGCCTGTTCGATGGCCTCGTCTGCCACCTGGTAACCGTCGGCCGCGACCGCGAAGAGCGCCGCGCCGCCCTCACCCGCGCCGCCGACGAACTCCAGGCCCAGGGCCGCCAGGTCATCACCGCCATCACCGATGGCGACGTGGAACTGGGCCTGGAGCGCTATCGCAAGCGGCACGGCCTGGAGCTGGTGGTGATGGGCGCCTTCGGCCACTCCCGCCTGCGCCACTTCTTCATGGGCAGCAACACCCGCAACATGCTGGAGACTGCTGGCAGCGCGCTGATCGTGGTGCGTTAAAGCCGGATCGACCACACCCTAGAAATCCACCCGCCCGCGATTGGCCTTGACGCCGCTGCGGCGGGACTTGCCCTCCAGGCGGCGCTGCTTGGAACCGTAGGTGGGCTTCGTCGGGCGACGTGGCTTTTCCGGAACGTTGGCCGCAGCGATCAGCGCGGCCAGGCGTTCCAGGGCGTCGGCCCGGTTCTGTTCCTGGGTGCGATATTGCTGTGCCTTGATCACCACCACGCCGTCGCGGCTGATGCGCCCGTCGCGCAGCGCCAGCAGCCGCTCCTTGAGCGTTTCCGGCAGCGACGAGGCCTGGATGTCGAATCTCAGGTGGACGGCGCTGGAAACCTTGTTGACGTTCTGCCCACCCGCACCCTGGGCACGAACCGCGGTGAGCTGGATTTCCTGCTCGGGCAGCGTCAGACGCTCGTCGATGACCAGACTCACGCCAGGTGCGCGCCGCGGCTGAGCCAGGCGTCCAGCAGCGGTTCCAGTTCGGCCAGCGGCTGGTAGCCGTTGGTGACCAGCGCCAGCTGGCCGTCACGCTCGGCCAGCAGCGTGGGAAAGCCGGCGATACCCAGATTCAAGGCCCAGTCGAAGTCGGCCTGGGTCGCCTGGTGCGCCGGCTCGCCGTCGAACAGCGGCGCGAATTCGATGCGCGGCAGGCCACAGGCTTCGGCCAGTTCTACCAGCAGCGCCGGCTGGGTGACGTCGCGGGCTTCGACATAGAAGGCCCGCTGGATACGCTTGGCCAGTGGCCAGACCGCCTCTTCGTCGAGCTGGCGAGCGGCGACCAGGGCGCGGCAGGCCGGCTCGGTGTCGTACACCAGGCCTTCCGGCGGCCCCTGGTCCACGGCGAAGGGCTGGCCGGTGGTCTCCTGTACCGCCTGCCAGTAGGCCAGGGTGCGCACCCGGCTGGCGGTGTCCTGGGCCGCCCGCTCGCGACGCAGACCGCCGACCACCAGGCGCAGGGAGATGCCCTGGGCGGCCGCCCGCTCGGCCAGGCGCTCCACCACCGGGGCGAAGCCCCAGCACCAGGAACACATGGGGTCCATCACATAGAGCAGGCGACCGGGCATCCTAGACCTCCTCTAAGCTGGGCGTGGCGTTCAACCGCGGATCGCGGCCGATGGGATGGGGTTCGTTACGCAGGCGGGCCAGTTCGATCTGCTTTTGCCGCTCGCGGGCACCGGCACGGGTCTTTTCCGAGAGCGAATCCCAGCAGTGCGGGCAACTGATGCCGGGGCTGTAGTGCGGCGACTGCATGTCCTCGGGCGAAACCGGATGGCGACAGGCGTGGCACTGGTCGTAGACCCCTTCGACCAGCTCGTGGGTCACGGTCACGCGGTTGTCGAAGACGAAGCACTCGCCCTCCCAACGCGACTCGGCCGCCGGGACTTCTTCGAGGTACTTGAGGATACCGCCCTTGAGGTGGAAGACCTCGGGAAAGCCCTCCTGCAGCATGAAGCTGGAGGCCTTCTCGCAGCGGATGCCACCGGTGCAGAACATGGCGACCTTCTTGTGCCGGGCCGGATCGAAGTGCTCGCGGATATAGGCCGGGAAATCGCGGAAACTCTTGGTCTTGGGGTCGATGGCGCCCCTGAAGCTGCCGATGTCCACCTCGTAGTCGTTGCGGGTATCGATCACCAGTACCTCGGGGTCGTCGACCAGGGCGTTCCAGTCCAGGGGTTCGACATAGGTGCCCACGCGCTGGTTGGGATCGACGCCAGGCACGCCCAGGGTGACGATCTCCTTTTTCAGTTTGACCTTGGTGCGATAGAAGGGCTGCTCGGCGCAGTAGGATTCCTTGTGGTCGATGTCGACCAGACGCGCATCGGCGCGCAGCCAGGCGAGCACGGCGTCGATGCCTTCACGGCTGCCGGAGACGGTGCCGTTGATGCCTTCCTCGGCCAGCAACAGGGTGCCCTTGACGTCGTTCACCAGCAGGGTCTGCAGCAGGGGTTCACGCAATTGGACGTAGTCGTCCAGGGTGACGAACTTGTATAAGGCCGCCACGACAATCTTGTCGGTCATCTTCGGGTTCCCAGGGGTCGCCCTCGCAAAGGGCGGACCGGTTAGACGAAAACGCCGGCAAGGATGCCGGCGCCGGTCAAATTTTAACCAATTAGCAGGGCACCGAACAATGGCGCCCTGAACTCAACCCACCAGGTCGTGCTTGCTGCCGCCACGGCAGGTGGGCGAATCCGGCGCCTGACCCCGGGCCGCCCACTCCTCCGGGGTATAGGTGTGCAGCGCCAGCGCATGGAACTGGCCCATGAGCTCGCCCAGGGTGCCGTAGACCTTCTGATGGCGCTTCACCGAGTTGAGGCCGGCGAAGTGTTCGCTGACCACCACCGCCTTGTAGTGGGTCTCCTGGCCGCGACTGTGCATGTGGCTTTCGTCCTGCACCTCCAGGTACTCGGGTTGCAACAGGCCCAGGCTGGACTGGATACGTTCGCGCATGCTCATGGGGATACCTCGACTGTGAGAACCGTCATTCTAGCGAGCCTGGGCACCGCCCGGAAACGACAAAGCCCGGAACGGGTCCGGGCTTTGCGGCAAGGCTGAATCAGCGCTTGGCGGGCGGGGTGGCGTTGCCGGCCCCGGCCGGAGGTTTGACGCCCAGCTCCTTGTCCATCTCGGCGAGGATGCCATTGACCTTGGGCACCGCCTGCTCCAGCTTGGCCTGGGTCATCTGCGCGGACTGGGCCGACAGGCGCGGCAGCGTGGCGATCATCTTCTTGCCCAGATCCGACTGGTAGAACTTGATCAGGCCTTCCAGCTCGTCTTCGGTGAAGTTGTCGGTGTACAGCTTGACCATCTCGGGCTTGATCTTTTCCCAGCCGATGGTGCTGTCCAGCGCCTGATTGGCACGGGCGGTATAGCTTTCCAGCACGGCCTTCTTGGCCGGCGCCTTGGCCTGCTCGAAATGCTGGGCGAAGAGCTGCTGTACCTGGGCATAGACCGGCGTGGTCAGCTTGTCGGCGTTGGCCAGCTTGAGAAAGCGCTCTGCGTCGGCTGCGTGGCTTTTGGCGTCGGCCAGGGCCAGACCACTCGCGCTGGACAGCAGGACGAGGGCACCGAGCGTACGGAGAGTCTTTTTCATGGGCGTCCTTGGGGATGCGAAAAATGGACGAGAAGTCTGGCAGAGATGGGCTGAATGCCAGCTGAACTGCCCAAGACACCCTGCACAATTGAGAATACTTCCCATTTGGGAACCCTGGCGCTAAGCTGCTGCCCAATCTAGCTCGACCCACCCATTCCTAAGCGGAGACCGCCATGAGCCGTACCGAAACCGATAGCATCGGCCCCATCGAAGTGGCCGACGACGTCTACTGGGGCGCCCAGACCCAAAGGTCGCTGGAGAACTTCGCCATCGGCAACCAGCAGATGCCGCTGGCGGTGGTGCATGCCCTGGCAACGGTGAAGAAGGCCGCCGCACGGGTCAATCTGCGCCTTGGCGAATTGCCGGAAGATGTCGCCACCCTCATCGAAAAGGCCAGCAGCGAGATCCTCGATGGCTTCCATGACGACCAGTTTCCCCTGGTGGTCTGGCAGACCGGCAGCGGCACCCAGAGCAACATGAACGTCAACGAGGTCATCGCCGGCCGCAGCAACGAGCTGGCCGGCAATGGCATGGGCGGCAAGCAGCCGGTTCATCCCAACGACCACGTCAACCGCGGCCAGAGCTCCAACGACTGCTTCCCCACCGCCATGCACATCGCCACTGCCCTGGCGGTGCAGAACGACCTGCTGCCTGCCATCGCCGAGCTGTCCGGCGGATTGGCGCTGCAGTCGGCACGCTACCAGAACCTGGTCAAGACCGGTCGCACCCACATGATGGATGCCACCCCGGTAACCTTCGGCCAGGAACTGTCGGCCTTCGTCGCCCAGCTGGACCTGGCCGAGCGCGCCATCCGCAACGCCCTGCCGGCGGTCATGGAATTGGCCCAGGGGGGTACCGCGGTCGGCACCGGCCTGAATGCGCCCAAGGGCTTCGACGAAGCCATCGCCAAGGAAATCGCCGAACTCACCGGCCTCCCCTTCGTCACCGCACCGAACAAGTTCGCCGCCCTCGCCGGCCATGAACCGCTGGTAGCCCTGCACGGTGGTCTCAAGACCCTGGCCGTAGCGCTGATGAAGATCGCCAACGACCTGCGCCTGCTGGGCTCCGGTCCGCGCGCGGGCTTCGCCGAGGTCAGGCTGCCGGCCAACGAGCCGGGCAGTTCCATCATGCCGGGCAAGGTCAATCCGACCCAGTGCGAGGCGCTGTCGATGCTGGCCTGCCAGGTGATCGGCAACGACGTCACCGTCGGTTTCGCTGCCAGCCAGGGTCATCTGCAGCTCAATGTCTACAAGCCGGTGATCGCCCATAACGTCCTGGAATCCATCCGCCTGCTGGCCGATGGCAGCCGCAACTTCAACACCCATTGCGTCACCGGCATGGAGCCGGATGAACACAAGATGGCCGAGCACCTGGAGCAGGGGTTGATGCTGGTGACGGCGCTCAATCCGCACATCGGCTACGACAAGGCCGCCGAGATCGCCAAGAAGGCCTATGCCGAGAACAAGACCCTGCGTGCTGCCGCGCTGGAGCTTGGCTACCTGACCGATGAGCAGTTCGATCAGTGGGTACGCCCGGAGACCATGCTGGAAGCCGGTGGCCGTGGCTGAGGCTCGCGGCGCCACGCCGCTGGAAGGGGATGGCCGGCGCCTGCTGGTCATCCAGGGCAATCCCAAGAGCACCAGCTTCTGCCAGTCGCTGGCCGACGCCTATGTCCAGGGCGCCCAGGCCAGCGGTCAGGTGGTGCGTCAGCTCAAGCTGGCCGACGCCCAGTTCGACCCTGTGCTGCGCGAGGGCTATGACCTCTCCCAGACCCTGGAGCCGGACCTGCTGGAAGCTCAGCGGCAGATCCATTGGGCCGAGCACCTGGTGTTCATCTACCCGGTGTGGTGGAACGGCCTACCAGCGGTATTGGCGGGCTTTCTCGAACGGGTGCTGCAGCCGGGCTTCGCCTTCGCCCAGCGCGACCAGACCTGGGGCGGCGAACCCCTGCTGACCGGGCGCAGCGCCGAACTGCTGGTCACCTCCGATACCCCGCCCTCCCCCTGGCAGCGCCTGCGCAACCAGGCGCCCCATCGCCAGGTCATCCAGGAAGGCCTCGAAGCCTGCGGCATCCAGGTGCTGCAGGTGCACGAGTATTCGCCGGTGCGGGCGGCCGACGAGGAGCAGCGGCTGCGCTGGCTGCAGGAAGTGGAACGGCTGGGGCGAAACGAGTAGTCCACCCAAGGGCCTTGGTAGGTTGGGTTGAGCGCCAGCGAAGCCCAACGCAGCGGAGGCCTTGATACCGGCAGTGTTGGGCGTCGACGGTAGAGCCGTCTCAGCCCAACCTACGGTTTTTCGCGGCCATGG includes these proteins:
- a CDS encoding SGNH hydrolase domain-containing protein; translation: MTLDPEAITCDAQRRHSALDGTPLYQDGNHLNVSGSRLVGERLLERGDNLLQADSAPAEREAKAIRQAASG
- a CDS encoding SulP family inorganic anion transporter, with the protein product MKSVSPRADILAGLTTSFALVPECIAFALVAHLNPLMGLYGAFFICTFTALFGGRPGMISGAAGSMAVVIVALVVQHGVQYLLATVVLGGLLMIAFGLLRLGKLIRMVPHPVMLGFVNGLAIVIALAQLEHFKQGDTWLSGAPLYLMIGLTLATMAIIWLLPRLTRAVPPALAAILGVGLAVYFLDLPTRTLGDMAHIAGGLPQLALPDIPWTLETLQIILPYAVLMALVGLLETLLTLNLTDEITESRGRPNRECVALGAANMASGLFGGMGGCAMIGQTMINLSSGGRGRLSGLVAGILMLLFVLFLSPLIERIPLAALVGTMFVVAQQTFAWASLRVLHRVPRSDTLMIIAVTVITVFADLATAVLCGIVLAALNFAWQHARRLYADSHLEADGSRKYQVHGTLFFASTATFLNQFDPAGDPPKVVVDCSHLSFVDYSAVAALRTLHERYAKAGKRVRVLHLSARCKQLLRRGGVTDDLALGD
- a CDS encoding universal stress protein, with the translated sequence MSKILACLDGSAVSAAVCDFAAWAGIALDVPITLLHVLDQRRFPRPGNGVPAPLLGNREQLLTDLAALDVRRGDLAEDQGRLLLDAAQLRVEEQRARCAGAVLQHGDLMTSLESLQEDFDLIVLGRQGEDSPPKRLIGRHLESAIRLLHRPLLVAGHLFVKPSGVLLAYDDSSSARKAVTWVANCSLFDGLVCHLVTVGRDREERRAALTRAADELQAQGRQVITAITDGDVELGLERYRKRHGLELVVMGAFGHSRLRHFFMGSNTRNMLETAGSALIVVR
- the arfB gene encoding alternative ribosome rescue aminoacyl-tRNA hydrolase ArfB, with product MVIDERLTLPEQEIQLTAVRAQGAGGQNVNKVSSAVHLRFDIQASSLPETLKERLLALRDGRISRDGVVVIKAQQYRTQEQNRADALERLAALIAAANVPEKPRRPTKPTYGSKQRRLEGKSRRSGVKANRGRVDF
- a CDS encoding DsbA family protein; translated protein: MPGRLLYVMDPMCSWCWGFAPVVERLAERAAAQGISLRLVVGGLRRERAAQDTASRVRTLAYWQAVQETTGQPFAVDQGPPEGLVYDTEPACRALVAARQLDEEAVWPLAKRIQRAFYVEARDVTQPALLVELAEACGLPRIEFAPLFDGEPAHQATQADFDWALNLGIAGFPTLLAERDGQLALVTNGYQPLAELEPLLDAWLSRGAHLA
- a CDS encoding rhodanese-related sulfurtransferase, with protein sequence MTDKIVVAALYKFVTLDDYVQLREPLLQTLLVNDVKGTLLLAEEGINGTVSGSREGIDAVLAWLRADARLVDIDHKESYCAEQPFYRTKVKLKKEIVTLGVPGVDPNQRVGTYVEPLDWNALVDDPEVLVIDTRNDYEVDIGSFRGAIDPKTKSFRDFPAYIREHFDPARHKKVAMFCTGGIRCEKASSFMLQEGFPEVFHLKGGILKYLEEVPAAESRWEGECFVFDNRVTVTHELVEGVYDQCHACRHPVSPEDMQSPHYSPGISCPHCWDSLSEKTRAGARERQKQIELARLRNEPHPIGRDPRLNATPSLEEV
- a CDS encoding BolA family protein produces the protein MSMRERIQSSLGLLQPEYLEVQDESHMHSRGQETHYKAVVVSEHFAGLNSVKRHQKVYGTLGELMGQFHALALHTYTPEEWAARGQAPDSPTCRGGSKHDLVG
- a CDS encoding DUF2059 domain-containing protein: MKKTLRTLGALVLLSSASGLALADAKSHAADAERFLKLANADKLTTPVYAQVQQLFAQHFEQAKAPAKKAVLESYTARANQALDSTIGWEKIKPEMVKLYTDNFTEDELEGLIKFYQSDLGKKMIATLPRLSAQSAQMTQAKLEQAVPKVNGILAEMDKELGVKPPAGAGNATPPAKR
- a CDS encoding class II fumarate hydratase; this translates as MSRTETDSIGPIEVADDVYWGAQTQRSLENFAIGNQQMPLAVVHALATVKKAAARVNLRLGELPEDVATLIEKASSEILDGFHDDQFPLVVWQTGSGTQSNMNVNEVIAGRSNELAGNGMGGKQPVHPNDHVNRGQSSNDCFPTAMHIATALAVQNDLLPAIAELSGGLALQSARYQNLVKTGRTHMMDATPVTFGQELSAFVAQLDLAERAIRNALPAVMELAQGGTAVGTGLNAPKGFDEAIAKEIAELTGLPFVTAPNKFAALAGHEPLVALHGGLKTLAVALMKIANDLRLLGSGPRAGFAEVRLPANEPGSSIMPGKVNPTQCEALSMLACQVIGNDVTVGFAASQGHLQLNVYKPVIAHNVLESIRLLADGSRNFNTHCVTGMEPDEHKMAEHLEQGLMLVTALNPHIGYDKAAEIAKKAYAENKTLRAAALELGYLTDEQFDQWVRPETMLEAGGRG
- a CDS encoding NAD(P)H-dependent oxidoreductase, which produces MAVAEARGATPLEGDGRRLLVIQGNPKSTSFCQSLADAYVQGAQASGQVVRQLKLADAQFDPVLREGYDLSQTLEPDLLEAQRQIHWAEHLVFIYPVWWNGLPAVLAGFLERVLQPGFAFAQRDQTWGGEPLLTGRSAELLVTSDTPPSPWQRLRNQAPHRQVIQEGLEACGIQVLQVHEYSPVRAADEEQRLRWLQEVERLGRNE